aaagaaagaagacttTGACCATACCTCTACTCTTCCGTATCCGTAGCTGAAATGGCGGGTAGCAGGCCAACGTGACATTACAGAAGCAACCAACCCCATAACCTAAAGAGTTAGAACTTTCATAAACAGCAGAACCAAGCTTGTACAATTATTTTCTCACCAAAGCCGAGCAGTCAAACAACATGTGAAAGCCGTCAGAGATGAGACCAAGACTGTTGGTCCAAAAGCCATATAAGAACTCAACACCGCAAAATGCTAAGTTCACACAAAGAAACCAGAAAATTCGCCgggaatccgaattggacagAATCTCACGGAGAGTTTCCTGAAATTTCGAAGTTTTCACACTGAATCTAAATATCCACAATGCAATCAAAGAAAATGGCAACAAATGCTTGAAGTCATTAACTTGCGTTATTGAAGTGGTTTTCTTACTTGAAACTATTTTTCGTTCAGGTAGAAATTAACAGTAACCCTTAATAAGTTGAAAAACGAGCAGACCTtcacaaataataatagcgATCGACTCGTTTTCTGCAAGAAGGCCTCCTTATACGtgaacagtggaagaccagtgTCCGACATTCCAATGAGCTCACCACCTCGATGTTTTGGAGTACTGGAGGATGTCAGCGAAACAGATGCTTAAAAAGTTTACGATGACAACAGAAAAGAATTAATAGACATGATAAACGTACCTAACACGAAAGCTACAACGGTGATCAATACACCAGATGTGACAGCATGTTCAGCTATTCCTTGTCCACTGTACCACAGCCATGCTAGTCCAAGGGCGCAGCTAAACATGGTCACTGGCGACCATCGGGCAGCGGCCATTACAGGATCAGCAACATGCTGGAATTTTAACTTCTGTATAAtcttatttctcttcaaattttctaacaTTATCGCTTACCTGAAAGCAAACGCTTTCCGCATAGAAGTCAAGAACCATGACGAAGACCGTGGCAATGATAAGAAGTAACACAAATTCGGGTACAGAAGGGATGTGAGACTTAAAAATGAGCTTTTACGTTCGCAGAGAATGAGGAGGTGGTTGAAAACGTTCACCTTCGTCATTGCTAAGCAAAGCACGCCTATAGGAGTAAGCAGCAAAGCGGAGCACGAGCATACAAGAGAGTAAAGACGCTTCGGGCCGCCTATCTCCACCGCAAGGTGACGGAATGAATTATCATAACCTGTAAGAATCGCATCTCGTTAAAGAGGAGGAATGTCAtcagaaaaaccaaaacaaatcaaagtacaggaagaaaaagcagaaaaccaTAGAGAGCggaagaagaaacaagaaacgaAACCGGAAAAGGATTTTACGATTCAAGATTGGAATATTTGACACTTACATACTATTGTAGGTGAATCTTGTCTCCTTTTACGCTTCccattaatttttcataacaGAATATtgcaaaagtaaaaatagGCTATTAGATGAGAATAattgatgtttttattttattttcttttttttctggaatatgcTCTACATTTTGGTAGCTCCGAAAGAAGGTTACTACATTTCGTTACCATAATTGAGAAACAggtagaaaataatgtttgGTTCTTTggtaaagaaaacaattacagTGATAgaaacatgaatgaaaaacaagattttttccagattcccgagcaaaaatacaaataattataaaacaaattaaacaTGAGGCAGGTTTAACGTAGAATCATGTCCATCCACTCACCAATGCGAAGAAGCAGAGCAAGAAACAGTATTACTATCCCCCCTTGATGATCAGCAACACCAAACATGTTTATGAGATGGTAAAATAAATGATTCAGACCACTGTGATGAGCATGAGTTATATCTGAAATTGAACCAGAAGTTAAACTAATTTCACCTATAGTAGTTGTAGGAAATTTTACcattaaattaattcaaaaaattaccatGTTTGTGCTCGATCGTTTGATCACGGTCCATAAGCATAAGCGCCACAAAACCTATGACTAGGAAAAATACACCTCTACTTTTTGTTGTCGTCGAATTACCCTAAAAATTAAGATGaatcattgaaaataaatgactttttttaaagtcagtTACCTTGAACATAGAAACAATAGCAACCAATAGCACAGAAGGACTCAGTTCGAAGACAAGTACTGACCTGAATTAATTTCATGGAGCATAAAATAATGCAAAGGAGAAAATAtacccaaaaacaaaaaaaaaatcaccttaaaGGTCCGCAAAATGTGATACCATAGAACCACAACACTTCTATTAACGAATTAACTAATGATAATTTTCCGATTCGTATAAGCTGCAACAAATATATAATGTAATGAGGGGAGATGCGAAAACcgaaaaacactaaaaaagtggtataaaaacaaaattaatgaaCGAACATACCGTCTGTTTCTTGAGAGATTTCCCTTGAGAAAGTGGTTTTTGAATGGGTAACAATAAAAAGGACGCACTAAATAAATTCGATAATCAAAAAATCTAtgggaaatgaaaattaactTTACATAGAACACATTCTAATGTCAGGAAAACTTACAAAACTTTAACAAGCCATAGAAGGCTAACAACATGAATGCCTTTAGCTAGAATATCGATAAAGAATATTCCAATACATCGTAGAATCTTAGTCAAAaccaaaacacaaaaataccaAGCCGATCTGAAAGCAAAGGTCTTTAGGGGAAAAAGAATGGACGCTCAAGCCTATATGAAATTAAAATGTGCTTGCAAGTTTTTACCCACGCagtattgttctttttttcattccaaagCAAACTGTTCACCTCAGTTCATTTGGCTAATAGTTTTATACCGTTCATTCCGCATTAGGATGAATTAGTTTCTAAGATATGACTTGGtgaatgtacaaaaaaaaataccactcGTCATTCCATAAACCTTCATTACATAGAACCTCTACCTTTTGAAAGATTCACTAGCAGAATCAAAAGAAAGTCAGACAAGCGGCAATATAGAAAACAACAATCAACCGATAAACACATTTTAACACTGTATAGGACAATTTAGCGCATACTGAAAGGGACTGATGTCTACTTTTCAATTTCCAAACGAAATCTGAACCAGTAAGAATTACGCGAAATAAGTCCACCACAAAGGACAGATGAAAGCAAAACTTCGGACTGCAGCGTAGAACGTTCCAGAAAAGGGCTGTGAACTGTTACACGGATATGAGGCCGTGGAAATagtattacattattattagatTAGAGACagcacaataaaaaaaattattacacTTATTCTATGAAGGGAACACTgggtgaagaaagaaaagagataagAATGTCAACCCTTTCTTCCCTCCATTAAGGATGTGGCCAAGGAAACACgacaaaaaaagcgaaaaatcgaagacaaagaaaaaaggaaatactaCCGCAAACTCTTTCATTTACCTCGACGATGAAGTTGGTTTGAACGAACGATCGTCCTTTTTCAGGAAATCGTGTGCGAGCATTTTATAAAGCGTAATAAAAGCGTACACAAGCAATTGCCAGTGCTACAACTTCATTATGGAACGACTCGTAAAATTTGGTACCTGAAAATCCAGATCTCTTAGTTGTTAGAAATTATTCTTGCAAAATATAAAGCTATTCGAATACAACACAACGATAAAATCCATCACGGTCTTCTTTGGACAAACTACCAAGGTGACATTGTCTCTACTATTTTTCTGCTATGTTTTCACGTACGAATGGAAATCAGCCTATGCTAGAAAATGATATAGAATCGTAAAGAAATtgcgatgagaaaaaaatgtaaaaatgctGAGCAATGTTAGCGGTACGTAAAATTGCGTGACAGCGGCGGCGTGGACAAGATCCGCAGTGACGTCCTACTGCTTGTCCCCGTGCAGCTGGTGTTCATCTCCAGAAGATGTTGCTGAGGCGGATACGCCTTCTACTCGTCTTGAGTTGCAGTTTCAGCTTTGCTGCAAAAGTTGACGACAGTGTACATTATCTGATCACTTTTGAACGAGCTGAGAATGGATTAGAAGGTGGACAACTGTTGGAGGATAACGAGAAAGCGCTCAAGGACGACAACTCCATGCGAATATCCACACAGAACAATGAGAACTACATCTGTAAAATGCCCGAGTCTTCGATGACGGTTAGTTTATAATGTGTACTTAActcctttcgtttttcttcgtaaaagcccttttttctgatgtttcCAGAATGATAACGATGTTTCATCGTACACGGGCCCAACACCTGTTGAATTATTGGCCCCTGTTTACAAGGAGAAATTATGTTCGTATCGAGTTGAACCATATTGGTCATATGAGCTTTGTCATGGACGTTATATTGTTCAATAccatgaagaaaaagatattAGAGGTGTGGGAAGGAGTGCAGAATATTATCTGGGGAATCTTCATGTTGATTACACTACCGTGGTAAGTTATAGTATTAcacatttttgtttcgttaATTCAAAATTGCTACTCCTTCTTGAACAATTCAATCAATTACGGATTAACAATTGAATAACTGTTGATCCTCCTAGTTATCAATTATAGaggaaattaatttctttataggctaatttattttctcttctgattCCCTCAGTTTACTTTCGTCTTTCTAAGAAGTCGAGCAGTTTTGGTTAACGAATTGAAATGTTTCGCTTTGGAAATATGAAAGTCTTTCCCTGTCTCATGaggttctttcctttcttttcaaagtttgtAAAAGCACAACTAGTCGTGTTCCTGGACTCATAATCGAGTTCTTATCATTAGCTCTACTGTGATTTTCTTACTTGATTGTTTCGATTTACGATTTTCGAttgat
The Necator americanus strain Aroian chromosome I, whole genome shotgun sequence genome window above contains:
- a CDS encoding hypothetical protein (NECATOR_CHRI.G3884.T1); the encoded protein is MLAHDFLKKDDRSFKPTSSSRSAWYFCVLVLTKILRCIGIFFIDILAKGIHVVSLLWLVKVFASFLLLPIQKPLSQGKSLKKQTLIRIGKLSLVNSLIEVLWFYGITFCGPLRSVLVFELSPSVLLVAIVSMFKGNSTTTKSRGVFFLVIGFVALMLMDRDQTIEHKHDITHAHHSGLNHLFYHLINMFGVADHQGGIVILFLALLLRIGYDNSFRHLAVEIGGPKRLYSLVCSCSALLLTPIGVLCLAMTKSHIPSVPEFVLLLIIATVFVMVLDFYAESVCFQHVADPVMAAARWSPVTMFSCALGLAWLWYSGQGIAEHAVTSGVLITVVAFVLASVSLTSSSTPKHRGGELIGMSDTGLPLFTYKEAFLQKTSRSLLLFVKETLREILSNSDSRRIFWFLCVNLAFCGVEFLYGFWTNSLGLISDGFHMLFDCSALVMGLVASVMSRWPATRHFSYGYGRVEVLSGFINALFLCVIALFILIEALERLFDPPLINTDRLLFVAVSGLLVNLFGMWSFHGDGDHGHSHGGGSHGHSHGGGSHGHSHGNANMQGVFLHVLADTLGSVFVIISTLLIQWFGWTWVDPLCSLILSILILSSVYPLLKSSMSTLLQDIPDDEEFEHHLCEALEVEGVRSYSKAHFWQLKSDLNVASVHIQAAPEANAQLIRHKVAAQLRACGATQCSVQVEKDIFVQRIQQLCPSYRFGHNVARGTTIVRERKSHHSHDHGNHGHSHNGHGHSH